The Streptomyces cyanogenus DNA segment AAACCAACTCGACCGAACATCGTGGGCGTAATAACAGTCCCAGGTCCGCTCATGCGTCAATAGCTCCGGTCGCGACGGGGGGTCTCTTGCCCGAAACGTAATCGTCACCGTCACCTGCGCCGTTGGTGATGGACGGCCGGGCGGCCCCCGTGTCCCGGGGCGGCCGGGAGGGGGTGTGGGAAAGAGGTGAATCCGCCCCAGGCGGGAGGGGTGGTTCCGCTTCAGGTTCTGACCAGGGGCGGGAAGTCGGAGGCGTGCCGGGATGCCCGGTGGGCATGGCTGCCGTGCTCCGCCGGCCGGCCCGCGGGCGATCACCCGGTGCCGTTCGCCGCGGGGTGCGGTGTACTGGGCTCGTGCCTCCCGGGCGTGCATCCCGCGCCGGGAGGTGCCGCACTGTGGGGCTGTTTGTACTTACATTCGGACCTGCTTGTGAAATGATGTCTTAACAAAGTATTGACAGCGGGCTCGCCAGAGGCTTGTATCCCGTCCCAACGCATCCGCGTCCCTTGCCCCGTCGCACGCACAGTGAGGTGCAGGAAAGATGGACCGCTCTTCTCGCCCCCGCTCCCGCAGACTGGCCCCCGTCGTGGCCATGGCCGCTGCGGCAGCCCTCACCCTCGCCGGCTGTTCCAGCAGTTCCGGCGGCAAGAAGGCCGAGGAGGAAGCGGCGAACGCCTCCGCGGGCAAGGCCGACACCCCCCGCATGACCGTCGCGCTGGTCACCCACCAGGCGCCCGGCGACACCTTCTGGGACACCGTCCGCAAGGGCGCCGAGGCAGCCGCGGCCAAGGACAACATCAAGCTCGTCTACTCCGCCGACCCCAACGCGGGCAACCAGGCCAACTACGTGCAGAACGCGATCGACCAGAAGGTCGACGGCATCGCGGTCACCCTGGCCAAGCCCGACGCGATGAAGGGTGTGATCGGCAAGGCGCAGCAGGCCGGCATACCGGTGGTCGGCCTCAACTCGGGGCTGAGCGACTGGAAGAAGCTCGGCCTGCTGGAGTTCTTCGGCCAGGACGAGAGCGTGGCGGGCGAGGCGTTCGGCAAGAAGCTGAACACCACCGGCGCCAAGAAGATCGTCTGCGTGATCCAGGAACAGGGCAACGTGGGCCTCACCCAGCGCTGCGACGGCGTGAAGAAGACGTTCCAGGGCACCACTGAGACCCTGTACGTGAACGGCACCGACATGCCGTCCGTGAAGTCGACCATCACGGCCAAGCTGAAGCAGGACAAGTCCGTCGACACCGTCGTCACCCTCGGCGCCCCCTTCGCGCTGACCGCGGTGCAGTCGGCGGGCGACGCCGGCAGCAAGGCCAAGGTGGCCACGTTCGACCTCAACAAGGAACTGGTCAAGGCGGTGCAGAACGGCACCATCGAGTTCGCCGTCGACCAGCAGCCCTACCTCCAGGGTTACCTGGCGGTCGACTCGCTGTGGCTCTACAAGAACAACGGCAACTACAGCGGCGGCGGTGAGCAGCCGGTGCTCACCGGACCGGCCTTCGTCGACAAGTCCAACGTCGACAAGGTCGCCGAGTTCGCCGCGAAGGGCACCCGGTGATGAGCATGACCCAGCAGGCTGAGCCGGCGGTCGGCGGGCCGCCGGCGTCCGGCCCGAAGCAGACCGACGGCCGCACCGCCCGCCGCCCACTGGCACTCAGGCTGCTGGCCCGGCCCGAGGTGGGCGTCTTCCTCGGCGCCGTGGCCGTCCTGGTCTTCTTCCTGATCACGGCGCCGCCGGTGCGCGACGGCAGCTCGATGGCGAACATCCTGTACCAGTCCTCGACCATCGGCATCATGGCCCTCCCGGTGGCCCTGCTGATGATCGGCGGCGAGTTCGACCTCTCCTCCGGCGTCGCCGTCATCTCCTCGGCGCTCACCGCGAGCATGCTCAGCTACCAGCTGACCGTGAACGTGTGGACCGGCGTCATCGTCGCCCTGGTCGTGTCCCTCGGGATCGGCGCCTTCAACGGCTGGATGGTGGTGAGGACCGGACTGCCCAGCTTCCTGGTCACCCTCGGCACCTTCCTGATCCTCCAGGGCGCCAACCTCGCCGTGACCAAGATGGTCACCGGCAACGTCGCCACCGACGACATCAGCGACATGGACGGCTTCGGCCAGGCCAAGAAGATCTTCGCCTCCACCTTCGACGTGGCCGGGGTCCAGGTGAAGATCACCGTCATCTGGTGGCTGGTCTTCGCGGCCCTCGCCACCTGGGTGCTGCTGCGCACCAGGTACGGCAACTGGATCTTCGCCGTGGGCGGCAACAAGGACAGTGCCCGCGCGGTCGGCGTCCCGGTGACGTTCACCAAGATCACCCTGTTCATGCTGGTCGGCTTCGGCGCCTGGTTCGTCGGCATGCACAACCTGTTCTCGTTCAACACCGTGCAGTCCGGCGAGGGCGTCGGCCAGGAGCTGATCTACATCGCCGCGGCCGTCATCGGCGGCTGTCTCCTCACCGGCGGCTACGGATCCGCGATCGGTCCGGTCTTCGGCGCGTTCATGTTCGGCATGGTGCAGCAGGGCATCGTCTACGCCGGCTGGAACCCCGACTGGTTCAAGGCCTTCCTCGGCGTGATGCTGCTCGGCGCCGTCCTGATCAATCTGTGGGTCCAGCGCACGGCGACCCGGAGGTGAAGCGATGACCGACGACAAGACCCACGGCACCGTTCTGCAGGACACGCCACCCCCCGCCGACGGCCTCCTCGTCGAACTGCGCGGCGCGGGCAAGTCCTACGGCAACATCCGCGCCCTGCACGGCGTAGACCTGAAGGTCCACGCCGGCCGGGTCACCTGCGTGCTCGGCGACAACGGCGCCGGCAAGTCCACCCTGATCAAGATCATCTCGGGGCTGCACCAGCACACCGAGGGCGAGTTCCTCGTGGACGGCACCCCGGTGCGCTTCTCCACCCCGCGCGAGGCCCTGGACCGG contains these protein-coding regions:
- a CDS encoding sugar ABC transporter substrate-binding protein — translated: MDRSSRPRSRRLAPVVAMAAAAALTLAGCSSSSGGKKAEEEAANASAGKADTPRMTVALVTHQAPGDTFWDTVRKGAEAAAAKDNIKLVYSADPNAGNQANYVQNAIDQKVDGIAVTLAKPDAMKGVIGKAQQAGIPVVGLNSGLSDWKKLGLLEFFGQDESVAGEAFGKKLNTTGAKKIVCVIQEQGNVGLTQRCDGVKKTFQGTTETLYVNGTDMPSVKSTITAKLKQDKSVDTVVTLGAPFALTAVQSAGDAGSKAKVATFDLNKELVKAVQNGTIEFAVDQQPYLQGYLAVDSLWLYKNNGNYSGGGEQPVLTGPAFVDKSNVDKVAEFAAKGTR
- a CDS encoding ABC transporter permease — protein: MSMTQQAEPAVGGPPASGPKQTDGRTARRPLALRLLARPEVGVFLGAVAVLVFFLITAPPVRDGSSMANILYQSSTIGIMALPVALLMIGGEFDLSSGVAVISSALTASMLSYQLTVNVWTGVIVALVVSLGIGAFNGWMVVRTGLPSFLVTLGTFLILQGANLAVTKMVTGNVATDDISDMDGFGQAKKIFASTFDVAGVQVKITVIWWLVFAALATWVLLRTRYGNWIFAVGGNKDSARAVGVPVTFTKITLFMLVGFGAWFVGMHNLFSFNTVQSGEGVGQELIYIAAAVIGGCLLTGGYGSAIGPVFGAFMFGMVQQGIVYAGWNPDWFKAFLGVMLLGAVLINLWVQRTATRR